A genomic window from Pseudomonas argentinensis includes:
- the cgtA gene encoding Obg family GTPase CgtA gives MKFVDEVSISVKAGDGGNGMMSFRREKFIENGGPNGGDGGDGGSIYIEAMANLNTLVDYRYTRRFQAPNGEKGGSTDCTGAKGEDLILPVPIGTTVIDAGTQEVIGDLTKAGQRLMVAQGGWHGLGNTRFKSSTNRAPRQTTPGKPGEARDLKLELKVLADVGLLGLPNAGKSTFIRSVSAAKPKVADYPFTTLVPNLGVVSVDRYKSFVVADIPGLIEGASEGAGLGIRFLKHLARTRLLLHLVDMAPLDLTDPAEAAATIVAELTKFSPALAERERWLVLNKADQILDEEKEQRVAEIVARLDWEGPVYVVSALAREGTEQLCYDIMDFLEARAERIQENPEYAAELAELDQRIEDEARAQLQALDDKRALRRSGVRAVGDVEEDDSFWDEEDDEDGPEIIYVRD, from the coding sequence ATGAAATTCGTCGATGAAGTATCGATTTCTGTAAAGGCCGGCGATGGTGGCAACGGCATGATGAGCTTCCGTCGCGAGAAGTTCATCGAGAACGGTGGTCCCAATGGGGGCGATGGTGGCGACGGTGGTTCGATCTACATCGAGGCCATGGCCAACCTCAATACCCTGGTGGACTACCGCTACACCCGGCGCTTCCAGGCGCCCAATGGTGAAAAGGGCGGCAGCACCGACTGCACCGGCGCCAAGGGCGAAGACCTGATCCTGCCGGTGCCGATCGGCACCACGGTGATCGATGCCGGTACCCAGGAAGTGATTGGCGACCTGACCAAGGCCGGGCAGCGCCTGATGGTGGCTCAGGGTGGCTGGCATGGGCTGGGCAACACCCGCTTCAAGTCCAGCACCAACCGTGCCCCGCGCCAGACCACGCCCGGCAAGCCGGGTGAGGCGCGCGACCTCAAGCTGGAGTTGAAGGTGCTGGCGGACGTCGGCCTGCTCGGTCTGCCGAACGCGGGCAAGAGCACGTTCATTCGCTCGGTGTCGGCGGCCAAGCCGAAAGTCGCCGATTACCCGTTCACTACCCTGGTGCCGAACCTGGGTGTGGTCAGCGTCGACCGCTACAAGAGTTTCGTGGTCGCCGACATTCCCGGTTTGATCGAGGGTGCCTCCGAGGGTGCCGGGCTGGGCATTCGCTTCCTCAAGCACCTGGCGCGTACCCGTCTGCTGCTGCACCTCGTCGACATGGCGCCACTGGACTTGACCGACCCGGCCGAAGCCGCTGCCACCATCGTCGCCGAGCTGACCAAGTTCAGCCCGGCGCTGGCCGAGCGCGAGCGCTGGCTGGTGCTCAACAAGGCCGACCAGATCCTCGATGAGGAGAAGGAGCAGCGGGTCGCCGAGATCGTTGCGCGGCTCGACTGGGAAGGCCCTGTCTATGTGGTCTCCGCCCTGGCGCGCGAAGGCACCGAGCAGCTGTGCTACGACATCATGGACTTCCTCGAGGCGCGTGCCGAGCGCATTCAGGAGAACCCTGAATATGCCGCCGAGCTTGCCGAGCTCGATCAGCGCATCGAAGATGAAGCGCGTGCCCAGCTGCAGGCGCTGGACGACAAGCGCGCGCTGCGCCGTTCCGGGGTGCGGGCCGTGGGCGACGTCGAGGAAGACGACAGCTTCTGGGACGAGGAAGACGACGAGGATGGCCCGGAGATCATTTACGTCCGGGATTGA
- the rpmA gene encoding 50S ribosomal protein L27 yields the protein MAHKKAGGSTRNGRDSEAKRLGVKMYGGQKIVPGNIIVRQRGTQFHAGYGVGMGKDHTLFAKIEGVIKFEVKGAFGRRYVSVVAA from the coding sequence ATGGCACACAAAAAAGCTGGCGGTAGTACCCGCAACGGTCGCGACTCAGAAGCCAAACGCCTTGGCGTGAAGATGTATGGCGGCCAGAAAATCGTTCCTGGCAACATCATCGTGCGTCAGCGCGGCACCCAGTTCCACGCTGGCTACGGCGTTGGCATGGGCAAGGATCACACCCTGTTCGCGAAAATCGAAGGCGTGATCAAGTTCGAAGTCAAAGGTGCCTTCGGTCGCCGCTACGTAAGCGTCGTCGCGGCCTAA
- the rplU gene encoding 50S ribosomal protein L21: protein MYAVIVTGGKQYKVTEGEFLKVEKLELAAGEALTFDRVLLVGNGDDVTIGAPVVEGAKVSAEVVSQGRHDKVTIIKFRRRKHHMKRQGHRQWFTEIKITGIQA, encoded by the coding sequence ATGTACGCAGTAATTGTTACTGGTGGCAAGCAATACAAAGTCACCGAAGGCGAATTCCTCAAGGTCGAGAAACTGGAGCTGGCCGCTGGCGAAGCGCTGACTTTCGACCGCGTGTTGCTGGTTGGCAACGGTGATGACGTCACCATCGGCGCTCCTGTCGTCGAAGGCGCCAAGGTATCGGCTGAAGTCGTTTCGCAAGGTCGTCACGATAAGGTCACCATCATCAAGTTCCGTCGTCGTAAGCACCACATGAAGCGTCAGGGCCACCGTCAGTGGTTCACTGAGATCAAAATCACCGGTATTCAGGCCTGA
- a CDS encoding polyprenyl synthetase family protein, with the protein MQPQAFYSVVADDFTAVDGIIRQQLVSRVPLVEKIGDYIISAGGKRLRPLLVLLSGKALGLDDERLRLLAATIEFLHTATLLHDDVVDMSDMRRGRSTANAQWGNAPSVLVGDFLYSRSFEMLVELGSMPVMKILSKATRVIAEGEVLQLSKIRDASTSEETYMEVIRGKTAMLFEASTQSAAALAEATAEQNEALRLFGDHLGVAFQLVDDLLDYKGDAATLGKNVGDDLAEGKPTLPLIYTMREGNAEQAALVRQAIQKGGLEDLESIREAVQAAGALDYTANLARDYAERAIACLEVLPASAYRDALVELSHFAVARTH; encoded by the coding sequence ATGCAACCCCAGGCTTTTTACAGTGTGGTAGCGGATGATTTCACCGCTGTTGACGGCATTATCCGTCAGCAACTGGTGTCCCGCGTCCCGCTGGTCGAGAAGATCGGCGACTACATCATCTCCGCCGGCGGCAAGCGCCTGCGCCCGCTGCTGGTGCTGCTCAGCGGCAAGGCCCTGGGCCTGGACGACGAGCGTCTGCGCCTGCTGGCCGCCACCATCGAATTCCTGCACACCGCCACCCTGCTGCACGACGACGTGGTCGACATGTCCGACATGCGCCGCGGCCGCAGCACCGCCAATGCCCAGTGGGGCAACGCACCCAGCGTGCTGGTCGGTGACTTCCTGTATTCGCGCTCGTTCGAAATGCTGGTCGAGCTCGGTTCGATGCCGGTGATGAAGATCCTCTCCAAGGCCACCCGGGTGATCGCCGAGGGCGAGGTGCTGCAGCTGTCGAAGATCCGCGATGCCAGCACCAGCGAAGAAACCTACATGGAGGTCATCCGCGGCAAGACCGCCATGCTGTTCGAGGCCTCGACCCAGAGCGCCGCCGCGCTGGCCGAGGCGACCGCCGAGCAGAACGAGGCGCTGCGCCTGTTCGGTGACCACCTGGGCGTCGCCTTCCAACTGGTCGATGACCTGCTCGACTACAAGGGCGATGCCGCGACCCTGGGCAAGAACGTCGGCGACGACCTGGCCGAGGGCAAGCCGACCCTGCCGCTGATCTACACCATGCGCGAAGGCAACGCCGAACAGGCCGCCCTGGTGCGCCAGGCGATCCAGAAAGGTGGCCTGGAAGATCTGGAAAGCATCCGCGAGGCCGTGCAGGCCGCCGGCGCCCTGGACTACACCGCCAACCTGGCACGCGACTACGCCGAACGCGCCATCGCCTGCCTGGAAGTGCTGCCCGCCAGCGCCTACCGCGATGCCCTGGTCGAGCTGAGCCACTTCGCCGTGGCCCGTACGCACTGA
- a CDS encoding FKBP-type peptidyl-prolyl cis-trans isomerase, with product MSELDLSTDEARVSYGIGCQLGGQLRDNPPPGVSLDAVLAGLADAFAGQQSRVGEAELSASFKVIRDVMQAEAKAKAEAAAGAGLAFLAENAKRDGVTVLASGLQYEVLTAGEGAKPSRDDSVRTHYHGTLIDGSVFDSSYERGQPAEFPVGGVIAGWTEALQLMGTGSKWRLYVPSELAYGAQGVGSIPPHSVLVFDVELLDIL from the coding sequence ATGTCCGAACTCGATCTTTCCACTGACGAAGCGCGCGTCAGCTACGGCATTGGCTGTCAACTGGGCGGCCAGCTGCGTGACAACCCGCCGCCGGGCGTGAGCCTCGATGCCGTCCTGGCCGGCCTGGCCGATGCCTTTGCCGGTCAGCAGAGCCGCGTTGGTGAAGCCGAGCTGTCGGCCAGCTTCAAGGTCATCCGCGATGTCATGCAGGCCGAAGCCAAGGCCAAGGCCGAAGCGGCCGCCGGTGCCGGCCTGGCCTTCCTGGCCGAGAACGCCAAGCGTGACGGCGTCACCGTACTGGCCTCTGGTCTGCAGTACGAAGTGCTGACCGCGGGCGAGGGCGCCAAGCCATCGCGCGACGACAGCGTGCGTACCCACTACCACGGCACCCTGATCGACGGCAGCGTGTTCGACAGCTCCTACGAGCGCGGCCAGCCGGCCGAATTCCCGGTCGGTGGCGTGATCGCCGGCTGGACCGAAGCCCTGCAACTGATGGGCACCGGCAGCAAATGGCGGCTGTACGTGCCGAGCGAGCTGGCCTACGGTGCCCAGGGCGTTGGCAGCATCCCGCCGCATAGCGTGCTGGTGTTTGATGTCGAGCTGCTCGACATCCTGTAA
- a CDS encoding DUF6482 family protein: MTLPELLQAARAGAVSELELISLEGGIYLLQILGTEQRAYLRDEAGRNLHLRSVEHARDLLEELPDVPLFLVHASAYDEMCGLPGGTRDALRVPVGLRSRW; encoded by the coding sequence ATGACCCTGCCTGAATTGCTGCAAGCGGCTCGCGCTGGCGCGGTGAGCGAACTCGAACTGATTTCCCTGGAAGGCGGCATCTACCTGCTGCAGATTCTCGGCACCGAGCAGCGCGCCTACCTGCGCGACGAGGCGGGCCGCAACCTGCACCTGCGCTCGGTGGAACACGCCCGCGACCTGCTCGAAGAGCTGCCGGACGTGCCGCTGTTTCTGGTGCATGCCTCGGCCTACGACGAGATGTGCGGCTTGCCGGGCGGTACCCGCGACGCCCTGCGCGTGCCGGTCGGCCTGCGCAGCCGCTGGTAA
- a CDS encoding TIGR00645 family protein gives MERFIENAMYASRWLLAPIYFGLSLGLLALALKFFQEIFHVLPNVFAMAEAELILVLLSLVDMALVGGLLVMVMMSGYENFVSQLDIDDNKEKLAWLGKMDSSSLKMKVAASIVAISSIHLLRVFMDARNHDPDHLMWYVIIHMTFVVSAFAMGYLDKLTKH, from the coding sequence ATGGAACGCTTTATCGAAAACGCGATGTACGCATCGCGCTGGTTGCTGGCCCCCATCTATTTCGGTCTTTCGCTGGGCCTGCTGGCGCTGGCCCTGAAGTTCTTCCAGGAAATCTTCCATGTCCTGCCCAACGTCTTCGCCATGGCCGAGGCGGAGCTGATCCTGGTCCTGCTGTCGCTGGTCGACATGGCGCTGGTCGGTGGCCTGCTAGTGATGGTGATGATGTCCGGCTACGAGAACTTCGTCTCCCAGCTGGATATCGACGACAACAAGGAAAAGCTCGCCTGGCTCGGCAAGATGGATTCCAGCTCGCTGAAGATGAAGGTGGCGGCCTCCATCGTGGCGATTTCCTCGATCCACCTGCTGCGGGTGTTCATGGATGCCCGCAACCATGACCCCGACCACCTGATGTGGTACGTGATCATCCACATGACCTTCGTGGTCTCGGCCTTCGCCATGGGCTACCTGGACAAACTGACCAAGCACTGA